A region from the Variovorax paradoxus genome encodes:
- a CDS encoding hotdog fold thioesterase, translating to MRIWKKEISVEALTRNHIGTAVSTLGMEFLEVGDDFIRARVPVDERTRQPYGILHGGVSVVLAETLGSCGAHYSAPEGDRAVGLDINANHIRSASSGWVTGTARPVHRGRTTQVWQIDMTNDAGELTCVSRITMAVLPPR from the coding sequence ATGCGTATCTGGAAAAAAGAAATCTCGGTCGAGGCACTGACCCGCAACCACATCGGCACCGCCGTGTCCACGCTGGGCATGGAATTCCTGGAGGTGGGGGACGACTTCATCCGCGCCCGCGTGCCGGTGGACGAGCGCACGCGCCAGCCCTACGGCATCCTGCACGGCGGCGTGTCGGTGGTGCTGGCCGAAACCTTGGGCTCCTGCGGCGCGCACTACTCGGCCCCCGAAGGCGACCGGGCCGTGGGGCTGGACATCAACGCCAACCACATCCGCTCCGCGAGCAGCGGCTGGGTCACGGGCACCGCGCGGCCGGTGCACCGCGGGCGCACCACGCAGGTGTGGCAAATCGACATGACCAACGACGCAGGCGAATTGACCTGCGTCTCACGCATCACAATGGCGGTGCTGCCGCCGCGCTAG
- the minE gene encoding cell division topological specificity factor MinE, which translates to MSFFSFLLGEKKKTASVAKERLQIILAHERSSLSGKKRPDYLPDLQRELMAVISKYVKINAEDIKVHLEKQDDLEVLDIKIELPDPTPSPAR; encoded by the coding sequence ATGTCCTTTTTCTCGTTCCTGCTCGGCGAAAAGAAGAAGACGGCCAGCGTCGCCAAGGAGCGGCTGCAGATCATCCTCGCGCACGAGCGGTCCAGCCTCAGCGGCAAGAAACGCCCCGACTACCTGCCCGACCTGCAGCGCGAGCTGATGGCGGTGATCTCGAAATACGTGAAGATCAATGCCGAGGACATCAAGGTCCACCTGGAAAAGCAGGACGACCTGGAAGTGCTCGACATCAAGATCGAACTGCCCGACCCGACGCCCTCGCCGGCGCGCTGA
- a CDS encoding solute carrier family 23 protein, which translates to MSNLFSWREVAATEGRVVAPDERLPWLQTGAMGVQHVIAMFGATVLAPILMGFNPNIAILMSGIGTLIFFLVTGGKVPSYLGSSFAFIGVVIAASGYAGKGANANIAVALGGIVACGVVYILIGALVQAIGTGWIERFMPPVVTGAVVAVIGLNLAGVPIKNMAASNFDSWMQAVTFLCVGLVAVFTRGMLQRLLILVGLILATLVYAALTNGMGLGKPVDLGGIANAAWLGMPTFTAPVFTTNAMLLIAPVAIILVAENLGHLKAVTAMTGRNLDPYIGRAFIGDGIATVVSGASGGTGVTTYAENIGVMAATRIYSTAVFVVAALIALVLGFSPKFGALIQAIPLPVMGGVSIVVFGLIAIAGAKIWVDNKVDFSQNKNLIVAAITLIIGTGDFTLKFGDFALGGIGTATFGAIILYALLGRSRNA; encoded by the coding sequence ATGAGCAACCTGTTCAGCTGGCGCGAAGTCGCCGCCACCGAGGGCCGCGTGGTCGCGCCCGACGAACGCCTGCCCTGGCTGCAGACCGGCGCGATGGGCGTGCAGCACGTGATCGCGATGTTCGGCGCCACGGTGCTGGCGCCCATCCTCATGGGCTTCAACCCCAACATCGCCATTCTGATGAGCGGCATCGGCACGCTGATCTTCTTCCTGGTGACCGGCGGCAAGGTGCCCAGCTACCTGGGCTCGAGCTTCGCGTTCATCGGCGTGGTGATCGCGGCCAGCGGCTATGCGGGCAAGGGGGCCAACGCCAACATCGCGGTGGCGCTGGGCGGCATCGTGGCCTGCGGGGTGGTCTACATCCTGATCGGCGCGCTGGTGCAGGCCATCGGCACCGGCTGGATCGAGCGCTTCATGCCGCCGGTGGTCACGGGCGCGGTGGTGGCGGTGATCGGGCTCAACCTGGCGGGCGTACCGATCAAGAACATGGCGGCCAGCAATTTCGATTCGTGGATGCAGGCCGTCACCTTTCTCTGCGTGGGGCTGGTGGCGGTGTTCACGCGCGGCATGCTGCAGCGGTTGCTGATCCTGGTCGGGCTGATCCTGGCCACGCTGGTCTATGCGGCGCTGACCAACGGCATGGGCCTTGGCAAGCCGGTGGACCTGGGCGGTATCGCCAACGCGGCCTGGTTAGGCATGCCGACCTTCACCGCGCCGGTGTTCACCACCAATGCCATGCTGCTGATCGCGCCCGTGGCGATCATCCTGGTGGCCGAGAACCTGGGCCACCTGAAGGCGGTCACGGCCATGACCGGCCGCAACCTCGATCCGTACATCGGCCGCGCCTTCATCGGCGACGGCATTGCCACCGTGGTGAGCGGCGCCTCGGGCGGCACCGGCGTGACCACCTATGCCGAGAACATCGGTGTGATGGCGGCCACGCGCATCTACTCGACGGCGGTGTTCGTGGTGGCCGCGCTCATTGCGCTGGTGCTGGGCTTCAGTCCCAAGTTCGGCGCGCTGATCCAGGCGATTCCGCTGCCGGTGATGGGCGGCGTGAGCATCGTGGTGTTCGGCCTCATCGCCATTGCGGGCGCCAAGATCTGGGTCGACAACAAGGTCGACTTCTCGCAGAACAAGAACCTGATCGTGGCGGCCATCACGCTGATCATCGGCACCGGCGACTTCACGCTGAAGTTCGGCGATTTCGCGCTCGGCGGCATCGGAACCGCGACTTTCGGCGCGATCATTCTTTACGCACTGCTCGGCAGATCGCGCAACGCCTGA
- a CDS encoding GAF domain-containing protein, whose product MTESLCAVAQAHADTQQPQATFDALDKAVAATIGHRLFTILVHHRAERESERVYTNMREAYPVGGRKPITDSPWMQQVMQRGLPYIGRNAEDLRDVFYDHELIVSLGCRSVLNIPLRWRGETLGTLNMLHEENWYGTRHIELARLFAQLAVPAVLSPDTRETMA is encoded by the coding sequence TTGACCGAATCACTCTGCGCCGTGGCGCAGGCCCATGCCGACACGCAGCAGCCGCAAGCCACCTTCGACGCGCTCGACAAGGCGGTGGCCGCGACCATCGGCCATCGCCTGTTCACCATCCTGGTCCACCACCGCGCAGAGCGCGAGTCGGAGCGCGTGTACACCAACATGCGCGAGGCCTACCCGGTGGGCGGGCGCAAGCCGATCACCGATTCGCCCTGGATGCAGCAGGTGATGCAGCGCGGCCTGCCCTACATCGGCCGCAATGCCGAAGACCTGCGCGACGTGTTCTACGACCACGAGCTCATCGTGTCGCTGGGCTGCCGCAGCGTGCTGAACATTCCGCTGCGCTGGCGCGGCGAGACGCTGGGCACGCTCAACATGCTGCACGAGGAAAACTGGTACGGCACCCGGCACATCGAACTCGCGCGCCTGTTCGCGCAGCTCGCGGTGCCGGCCGTGCTGTCCCCGGACACCAGGGAGACCATGGCATGA
- a CDS encoding alpha/beta fold hydrolase: MTSTTTSAATHAAQSNYYRPGRLMRTLRFGLTTSQRFWPALGVRAAYRVFGTPLPPKWLYRGQGPGTGWRREGWAFENASLGIYHLAAQDSGAESAPIVLLVHGWGGHAGQMLALAQALADAGLRPVLLELPAHGRSAGTMSNSPQFARAIAYVVARLAADGHALRAVVAHSMGANGLALAAARGLSAERMVLLAPPASAREFTRYFAHTFGLSEATRLAMQRLFEAREGILMAQLEPVAVGPRIAQPTLIVHDRDDRVNRFADAEAYRDAIEGAQLVATQGLGHRRILKEEDVVRQVVRFVAQP; encoded by the coding sequence ATGACGAGCACCACCACCTCCGCGGCCACGCATGCCGCCCAGTCGAACTACTACCGTCCGGGCCGCCTGATGCGCACATTGCGCTTCGGCCTGACCACCTCGCAGCGCTTCTGGCCCGCGCTGGGTGTGCGCGCCGCCTACCGGGTGTTCGGCACGCCGCTGCCGCCCAAGTGGCTCTACCGCGGCCAGGGCCCCGGCACCGGCTGGCGGCGCGAAGGCTGGGCCTTCGAGAACGCAAGCCTCGGCATCTATCACCTCGCTGCGCAGGATTCCGGCGCGGAATCCGCGCCCATCGTGCTGCTGGTGCATGGCTGGGGCGGGCATGCGGGGCAGATGCTGGCGCTGGCGCAGGCGCTGGCCGATGCGGGCCTGCGGCCTGTGCTGCTCGAGCTGCCGGCCCATGGCCGCAGCGCGGGCACGATGAGCAATTCGCCACAGTTCGCCCGCGCCATCGCGTATGTCGTTGCAAGGCTGGCGGCCGACGGCCATGCGCTGCGCGCGGTGGTCGCCCATTCGATGGGTGCCAACGGGCTCGCATTGGCTGCCGCCCGGGGCTTGAGTGCAGAACGGATGGTGCTGCTCGCGCCGCCCGCTTCAGCGCGCGAATTCACGCGCTACTTCGCGCACACCTTCGGCCTCAGCGAGGCGACGCGCCTGGCCATGCAGCGGCTGTTCGAGGCGCGCGAAGGCATCCTGATGGCGCAGCTCGAACCGGTGGCCGTCGGTCCGCGCATCGCGCAGCCGACGCTGATCGTGCATGACCGCGACGACCGCGTGAACCGTTTTGCCGATGCCGAGGCGTACCGCGATGCCATCGAGGGGGCGCAGCTGGTGGCCACTCAGGGGCTGGGGCACCGCCGCATCCTCAAGGAGGAGGACGTGGTCCGGCAGGTGGTGCGCTTCGTGGCGCAGCCCTGA
- a CDS encoding TetR/AcrR family transcriptional regulator produces MDAKTQKSELTRAAIVGAAIDLALAEGLEAITLQAVASRLALSKSGVFSRVGSREALQKAVIEEYGRRFLADVFVPAMQKPKGLARLNDIVGRWIARTRDIEAETGCIYMAGAFEYDDREGELRDLLFDEITRWRAALRRTVLQAVETGELRPDTDAAQVVSELNGLVMGLLHDARFLRDPQAADRAMQTWQRLLSSYRA; encoded by the coding sequence ATGGACGCCAAGACCCAGAAAAGCGAACTCACCCGCGCCGCCATCGTCGGCGCGGCCATCGATCTCGCCCTGGCCGAAGGGTTGGAAGCCATCACGCTGCAGGCCGTGGCCAGCCGCCTGGCGCTTTCCAAGAGCGGGGTGTTCTCCCGCGTGGGCTCGCGCGAGGCGCTGCAGAAGGCGGTGATCGAGGAGTACGGCCGCCGCTTCCTGGCCGACGTGTTCGTGCCGGCGATGCAAAAGCCCAAGGGCCTTGCGCGGCTCAACGACATCGTCGGGCGCTGGATCGCCCGCACCCGCGACATCGAGGCCGAAACCGGCTGCATCTACATGGCGGGCGCGTTCGAATACGACGACCGCGAAGGCGAGCTGCGCGACCTGCTGTTCGACGAAATCACGCGCTGGCGTGCCGCACTGCGACGCACGGTGTTGCAGGCCGTGGAAACCGGCGAGCTGCGGCCCGACACCGATGCCGCGCAGGTGGTCAGCGAACTCAATGGCCTCGTCATGGGCCTGCTGCACGACGCGCGCTTCCTGCGCGACCCCCAGGCCGCCGACCGCGCCATGCAGACCTGGCAGCGGCTTCTTTCCAGCTACCGCGCCTGA
- the minD gene encoding septum site-determining protein MinD codes for MAKIVVVTSGKGGVGKTTTSASFASGLALAGKKTAVIDFDVGLRNLDLIMGCERRVVYDLINVIQGEANLSQALIKDKQCDNLFVLAASQTRDKEALTQEGVEKVLTDLAAMDFDYIVCDSPAGIETGAMMAMHFADEALVVTNPEVSSVRDSDRILGMLSSKTKRAKEGGDPIKEHLLITRYNPNRVAGGQMLSLEDIQDILRIKLIGVIPESESVLQASNQGVPAIHDKETDVAKAYSDVVARFLGEDKPMRFVDAEKPGFFKRIFGGK; via the coding sequence ATGGCCAAAATTGTGGTGGTGACCTCAGGCAAGGGCGGCGTCGGCAAGACCACGACGAGCGCCAGCTTCGCGTCGGGCCTCGCGCTCGCGGGCAAGAAGACGGCGGTGATCGACTTCGACGTGGGCCTGCGCAACCTCGACCTCATCATGGGTTGCGAACGCCGCGTGGTGTACGACCTGATCAACGTGATCCAGGGCGAGGCCAACTTGAGCCAGGCGCTGATCAAGGACAAGCAGTGCGACAACCTGTTCGTGCTCGCGGCCTCGCAGACGCGCGACAAGGAAGCGCTCACGCAGGAAGGCGTGGAAAAGGTGTTGACCGACCTCGCCGCCATGGACTTCGACTACATCGTCTGCGATTCGCCCGCGGGCATCGAGACCGGCGCGATGATGGCCATGCACTTTGCCGACGAAGCACTGGTGGTGACCAACCCCGAGGTATCCTCGGTGCGCGACTCCGACCGCATCCTGGGCATGCTCAGCAGCAAGACCAAGCGGGCGAAGGAAGGCGGCGACCCCATCAAGGAGCACCTGCTGATCACCCGCTACAACCCCAACCGCGTGGCCGGCGGCCAGATGCTCTCGCTGGAAGACATCCAGGACATCCTGCGCATCAAGCTGATCGGCGTCATTCCCGAGTCGGAAAGCGTGCTGCAGGCGTCGAACCAGGGCGTGCCGGCCATCCACGACAAGGAAACCGACGTGGCCAAGGCCTACAGCGACGTGGTGGCGCGCTTCCTGGGCGAAGACAAGCCGATGCGCTTCGTCGACGCCGAAAAACCGGGCTTCTTCAAGCGAATTTTCGGAGGCAAGTAG
- the minC gene encoding septum site-determining protein MinC — protein sequence MADVSAARTKAVFEFKSATLPLIAVILKTADLAVLAEALDAQLADSPDFFEQEPVVIDLSQLQPDEEGGEEPAELDFAALRGLLARHQTQPIAVRGGNDAQNAAARAAGLSLTAMPAAPAPRSPAPPAASPAHASEAPQIVREVPVPANGTLLIDKPLRSGQQVYARGGDVVVTAVVSFGAEVIADGNVHVYAPLRGKAIAGARGNTEARIFSTCMEAQLVAIAGIYRTNEVPLPDPVLGKPAQIRLDGKKLVIDAI from the coding sequence ATGGCCGATGTCTCCGCCGCGCGCACCAAGGCGGTTTTCGAATTCAAGAGCGCCACGCTGCCGCTGATTGCAGTGATCCTCAAGACGGCCGATCTGGCCGTGCTGGCCGAGGCCCTCGACGCTCAGCTGGCCGACTCGCCCGATTTCTTCGAGCAGGAGCCGGTGGTCATCGACCTCTCGCAGCTGCAGCCGGACGAAGAGGGCGGCGAGGAACCCGCCGAGCTCGACTTCGCGGCGCTGCGCGGCCTGCTGGCGCGCCACCAGACGCAGCCCATTGCGGTGCGCGGGGGCAACGACGCCCAGAATGCGGCGGCCCGCGCGGCCGGCCTGTCGCTCACGGCCATGCCGGCGGCGCCCGCGCCGCGCTCCCCGGCACCGCCGGCCGCTTCGCCGGCGCACGCCAGCGAAGCGCCGCAGATCGTGCGCGAAGTGCCGGTGCCGGCCAACGGCACCCTGCTGATCGACAAGCCGCTGCGGTCGGGCCAGCAGGTCTACGCCCGCGGCGGCGACGTGGTGGTGACCGCGGTGGTGAGCTTCGGCGCCGAGGTCATTGCCGACGGCAACGTGCACGTCTACGCGCCGCTGCGGGGCAAGGCCATTGCCGGCGCGCGCGGCAACACCGAGGCGCGCATCTTCTCGACCTGCATGGAAGCGCAGCTCGTGGCCATCGCGGGCATTTATCGCACCAATGAAGTGCCGCTGCCGGACCCGGTGCTCGGCAAGCCGGCCCAGATACGCCTCGATGGCAAGAAGCTAGTGATCGACGCGATCTGA
- a CDS encoding LysR family transcriptional regulator, producing the protein MNYRSADLNLLKVFEALMTEGNVTRAARKLSLTQPTVSNALRRLRETFDDPLFVRSGAGVNPTRRAIDLWEPLSQSLHAIRGTLEGERFDALRSTASLSIAMSDYVSSIVVPRLAATLSKAAPSMQIHAIPNTLVDFDKVLADNKADFAISVYNEEVQRPAFLKSRALWSPDFVCVLRTGHPLARADKIPLKKFLAARHVDVSLVGKTMPTYDLFLHSRGLQRNLVATVNHYHAAYEVVRRSDLIAVLPWSGRFEPTRLAGLRRMPVPLDAPPRVIELFWHQRHETSALHQWLKNMLLAQFEQPS; encoded by the coding sequence ATGAACTACCGCTCCGCCGACCTCAACCTGCTGAAGGTGTTCGAGGCCCTCATGACCGAAGGCAACGTCACGCGCGCCGCCCGCAAGCTGTCGCTCACCCAGCCCACGGTCAGCAATGCGCTGCGCCGCCTGCGCGAAACCTTCGACGATCCGCTGTTCGTGCGCAGCGGCGCGGGCGTCAACCCCACGCGGCGCGCCATCGACCTGTGGGAGCCGCTTTCGCAGTCGCTGCATGCGATCCGCGGCACGCTGGAAGGAGAGCGCTTCGACGCCCTGCGCAGCACCGCGAGCCTCAGCATCGCGATGTCGGACTACGTGTCGAGCATCGTGGTGCCCCGGTTGGCCGCCACGCTGAGCAAGGCCGCGCCGTCGATGCAGATCCACGCCATCCCCAACACGCTGGTCGACTTCGACAAGGTGCTGGCGGACAACAAGGCCGACTTCGCGATCAGCGTCTACAACGAGGAAGTGCAGCGGCCGGCCTTCCTCAAGTCGAGGGCGCTGTGGTCGCCCGACTTCGTGTGCGTGCTGCGCACGGGCCATCCGCTGGCGCGCGCGGACAAGATCCCGCTGAAGAAATTCCTGGCCGCGCGCCATGTCGACGTGAGCCTGGTCGGCAAGACCATGCCGACCTACGACCTCTTCCTGCACAGCCGCGGATTGCAGCGCAACCTGGTCGCCACGGTGAACCACTACCACGCGGCCTATGAGGTGGTGCGCCGTTCCGACCTGATCGCGGTGCTGCCGTGGTCCGGGCGCTTCGAGCCCACGCGCCTGGCCGGGCTGCGCCGGATGCCCGTGCCGCTCGACGCGCCGCCGCGCGTCATCGAGCTGTTCTGGCACCAGCGGCACGAGACCTCGGCGCTGCACCAGTGGCTCAAGAACATGCTGCTGGCGCAGTTCGAGCAGCCTTCCTGA
- a CDS encoding metal-dependent hydrolase family protein has translation MTNTVLFRNAHLLDPLRGELLEGHDVLVEEGVVREVSDKPLQSQAARVIDVKGKTLMPGLIDLHVHVIAVELNLARQVHMPNVLITLRSVPMLRGMLRRGFTTVRDAGGAGFAFKQAVESGLAQGPRLFVSGRALSQTGGHGDMRARSDFLDPAASCPTCVRVGALARVVDGVDAVRRAVREELQMGADQIKIMASGGVASPTDPVGAFGYSEDEIRAIVQEAEARGTYVLAHAYTAAAIARAVRCGVRTIEHGNLVDAPTAALMAQSGAYVVPTLVTYDALANEGERLGLPKESVAKVADVREAGLRSLEIYKAAGVKMGFGSDLLGESQRLQSDEFRLRAEVLSPAEAIASATVVGAEVLGMPDRLGRLVPGALADILVVDGNPLRDVSCLLGQGERIPLVMKEGVVQFNELE, from the coding sequence ATGACGAACACGGTACTTTTCAGGAACGCCCACCTGCTCGATCCGCTGCGCGGCGAGCTGCTGGAAGGCCACGACGTGCTGGTCGAAGAAGGCGTGGTGCGCGAAGTCTCCGACAAGCCGCTCCAGAGCCAGGCCGCGCGGGTCATCGACGTGAAGGGCAAGACCCTGATGCCCGGCCTGATCGACCTGCACGTGCATGTGATCGCGGTGGAGCTCAACCTCGCGCGGCAGGTGCACATGCCCAATGTGCTCATCACGCTGCGCAGCGTGCCGATGCTGCGCGGCATGCTGCGCCGCGGGTTCACCACGGTGCGCGATGCGGGCGGCGCGGGCTTCGCGTTCAAGCAGGCGGTGGAGTCCGGCCTGGCGCAAGGGCCGCGCCTCTTCGTCTCCGGGCGCGCGCTGAGCCAGACCGGCGGGCATGGCGACATGCGGGCGCGCTCCGACTTCCTCGACCCCGCTGCGAGCTGCCCGACCTGCGTGCGCGTCGGCGCGCTGGCGCGCGTGGTCGATGGCGTCGACGCGGTGCGCAGGGCCGTGCGCGAAGAACTGCAGATGGGCGCGGACCAGATCAAGATCATGGCCTCCGGCGGCGTGGCCTCGCCGACCGACCCGGTGGGCGCCTTCGGCTACAGCGAGGACGAGATCCGCGCCATCGTGCAGGAGGCCGAGGCGCGCGGCACCTACGTGCTGGCGCACGCCTACACCGCAGCAGCCATTGCGCGGGCCGTGCGCTGCGGCGTGCGCACCATCGAGCACGGCAACCTCGTCGATGCGCCCACGGCGGCGCTGATGGCGCAGAGCGGTGCCTACGTGGTGCCGACGCTGGTCACCTACGACGCGCTGGCCAACGAGGGCGAGCGCCTAGGCCTGCCGAAGGAAAGCGTGGCCAAGGTGGCCGACGTGCGCGAGGCCGGCCTGCGCTCGCTGGAGATCTACAAGGCGGCGGGCGTGAAGATGGGCTTCGGCTCCGACCTGCTGGGCGAATCGCAGCGGCTGCAGAGCGACGAGTTCCGCCTGCGCGCCGAGGTGCTGTCGCCGGCCGAAGCCATTGCGAGCGCCACCGTGGTCGGCGCCGAGGTGCTGGGCATGCCCGACCGCCTGGGCCGCCTGGTGCCGGGCGCGCTGGCCGACATCCTGGTGGTCGATGGCAACCCGCTGCGCGATGTGTCCTGCCTGCTCGGGCAGGGCGAGCGCATTCCGCTGGTCATGAAGGAAGGCGTGGTCCAGTTCAACGAGCTGGAATAG
- a CDS encoding MFS transporter, whose amino-acid sequence MTMLSARIERLPFSGFHRRLLLMGGLGYTFDAMDAAVIAFVLPVLRTDWGLSSVQIGVLASANFIGFFFGALVAGACGDLIGRRKVMMSALAIYCVASLFSGMVNDWTLFLALRIVAGFGAGAESAIIAPYLSEFVARRYRGTFTGALAGFFSFGFVAAALLGYFIVPAHPQGWRIVIFITALPVVLLLWWRRALPESPRWLESQGRLGEADAIMDAMEADHVRGGHALPVLNAQDVAAPPPSASRGKLLKNYATLVSGKLIRISSMTWLMWLSITFSYYSFFTWIPSLLIQNGMTITKSFGYSLVIYIAQIPGYFSAAWLNERIGRQATIVSYMLLGGASALGLAFTHSDGQIMLAGVLLSFFMNGTYAGVYAYTPEVFPTQVRATGSGLASAIGRIGGITAPILVGFVYPSLGFAGVFGMTTGVLLLGAAAVTFMGIPTRGRSLEDIAASELS is encoded by the coding sequence ATGACCATGCTGTCGGCTCGCATCGAGCGCCTGCCCTTCTCCGGCTTCCACCGCCGGCTGCTGCTGATGGGAGGCCTCGGCTACACCTTCGACGCGATGGACGCCGCGGTGATCGCCTTCGTGCTGCCGGTACTGCGCACCGACTGGGGCCTGAGCAGCGTGCAGATCGGCGTGCTGGCCAGCGCGAACTTCATCGGCTTCTTCTTCGGCGCGCTGGTGGCCGGTGCCTGCGGCGACCTGATCGGGCGGCGCAAGGTGATGATGTCGGCGCTGGCGATCTACTGCGTGGCGTCGCTGTTCAGCGGCATGGTCAACGACTGGACGCTCTTCCTCGCGCTGCGCATCGTGGCCGGCTTCGGCGCCGGGGCCGAGAGCGCGATCATCGCGCCCTACCTGTCGGAGTTCGTGGCGCGCCGCTACCGGGGCACCTTCACGGGTGCGCTGGCCGGCTTCTTCTCGTTCGGCTTCGTGGCCGCGGCCCTGCTGGGCTACTTCATCGTGCCGGCGCATCCGCAGGGCTGGCGCATCGTCATCTTCATCACGGCGCTGCCCGTGGTGCTCTTGCTGTGGTGGCGCCGGGCGCTGCCGGAATCGCCGCGCTGGCTCGAAAGCCAGGGGCGGCTGGGCGAGGCGGACGCGATCATGGATGCGATGGAAGCCGACCACGTGCGAGGCGGCCACGCCCTCCCCGTGCTCAACGCCCAGGACGTGGCCGCGCCGCCGCCCAGCGCGAGCCGCGGCAAGCTGCTGAAGAACTACGCGACGCTGGTGTCCGGCAAGCTCATCCGCATCAGCAGCATGACCTGGCTGATGTGGCTGTCGATCACCTTCAGCTACTACTCGTTCTTCACCTGGATTCCGAGCCTGCTGATCCAGAACGGCATGACGATCACCAAGAGCTTCGGCTATTCGCTGGTGATCTACATCGCGCAGATTCCGGGCTACTTTTCAGCCGCATGGCTCAACGAGCGCATCGGCCGCCAGGCCACCATCGTGAGCTACATGCTGCTGGGCGGCGCCTCGGCGCTGGGGCTGGCGTTCACCCACAGCGACGGGCAGATCATGCTGGCCGGCGTGCTGCTTTCGTTCTTCATGAACGGCACTTACGCGGGCGTCTATGCCTACACGCCCGAGGTGTTCCCGACCCAGGTGCGCGCCACCGGCTCCGGCCTGGCGTCGGCCATCGGCCGCATCGGCGGTATCACCGCGCCGATCCTGGTCGGCTTCGTCTATCCGTCGCTGGGCTTTGCGGGCGTGTTCGGCATGACGACGGGGGTGCTGCTGCTGGGTGCGGCGGCCGTCACGTTCATGGGCATTCCGACGCGCGGCCGCTCGCTCGAAGACATTGCGGCGAGCGAACTTTCCTGA
- a CDS encoding CysB family HTH-type transcriptional regulator yields MNFQQLRSVREAVRCGFNLTEVAHALHTSQPGVSRQIRELEEELGIELFVRAGKRLTGLTEPGGHVLPIIERMLMESSNLRHAGQEFVAQQSGLLSVAATHSQARYAMPVAVQEFRAQFPNVKLHLHQGSPKQIAQMLIDGEADVGIATEALGDYPQLVALPCYRWTHSVIVPPGHALLDAPLTLEALTRYPLITYDTGFTGRSRIDEAFAQRGLAPNIVLAAMDADVIKTYVQLGMGVGIVAGVAYETERDTQLRALDAGRLFGINMTKLAVRRGNYLRKYVHAFIESFAPTLTRAVVEKALGDEAKGSHYEI; encoded by the coding sequence ATGAACTTCCAACAACTGCGCTCGGTACGCGAGGCCGTTCGTTGCGGCTTCAACCTGACCGAAGTCGCCCATGCCCTTCATACCTCCCAGCCGGGCGTGAGCCGGCAGATCCGCGAGCTGGAGGAAGAGCTCGGCATCGAACTTTTCGTGCGCGCCGGCAAGCGGCTCACCGGGCTCACCGAACCGGGTGGCCATGTGCTGCCGATCATCGAGCGCATGCTGATGGAGAGCAGCAACCTGCGGCATGCGGGGCAAGAGTTCGTGGCGCAGCAGAGCGGCCTGCTGTCGGTGGCCGCCACGCATTCGCAGGCGCGCTACGCGATGCCGGTGGCGGTACAGGAATTCCGCGCGCAATTTCCCAACGTGAAGCTGCATCTGCACCAGGGCTCGCCCAAGCAGATCGCGCAGATGCTGATCGACGGCGAGGCCGACGTGGGCATTGCCACCGAGGCGCTGGGCGACTATCCCCAGCTGGTGGCCCTGCCCTGCTATCGCTGGACGCATTCGGTCATCGTGCCGCCGGGCCATGCGCTGCTCGATGCGCCGCTGACGCTCGAGGCGCTCACGCGCTATCCGCTGATCACCTACGACACCGGCTTCACCGGGCGCTCGCGCATCGACGAGGCCTTTGCACAGCGCGGGCTCGCACCCAACATCGTGCTGGCCGCGATGGACGCCGACGTGATCAAGACCTACGTGCAACTGGGCATGGGCGTGGGCATCGTGGCCGGCGTGGCGTACGAGACGGAGCGCGACACGCAATTGCGCGCGCTCGATGCGGGCCGGCTCTTCGGCATCAACATGACCAAGCTCGCGGTGCGGCGCGGCAACTACCTGCGCAAGTACGTCCATGCGTTCATCGAATCGTTCGCGCCCACCTTGACCCGGGCGGTGGTCGAGAAGGCGCTGGGCGATGAAGCGAAGGGCTCGCACTACGAAATCTAG